In Kitasatospora sp. NBC_00240, the following are encoded in one genomic region:
- a CDS encoding DciA family protein: MSDPAQLSPEPSGVDLARVALRAAKEQARRRGEQVREKREAKRHGLRSGARADGRDPVPLGAALNRLITERGWEAPAAVGGVMGRWPQIVGPDISAHCEPKHYEEATAVLTVQCDSTAWATQLRLLARQLVARLNHELGHGTVKVIKVLGPAAPVRGYGRLRAPGSKGPGDTWG, from the coding sequence GTGAGTGATCCGGCGCAGCTGTCCCCCGAGCCCTCGGGCGTGGATCTGGCGCGGGTGGCCCTGCGGGCCGCCAAGGAGCAGGCCCGCAGGCGCGGGGAGCAGGTCCGGGAGAAGCGCGAGGCCAAGCGGCACGGCCTGCGCAGCGGGGCCCGGGCGGACGGCCGGGACCCGGTGCCGCTGGGGGCGGCTCTCAACCGGCTGATCACCGAGCGCGGCTGGGAGGCGCCGGCGGCGGTGGGCGGGGTGATGGGGCGCTGGCCGCAGATCGTCGGGCCGGACATCTCGGCGCACTGTGAGCCGAAGCACTACGAGGAGGCGACGGCCGTCCTGACGGTGCAGTGCGACTCGACCGCGTGGGCGACCCAGCTCCGTCTGCTGGCACGCCAGTTGGTGGCCCGGCTGAACCACGAGCTGGGGCACGGCACGGTGAAGGTGATCAAGGTTCTGGGCCCGGCGGCGCCGGTCAGAGGCTATGGGCGGCTGCGCGCGCCCGGGAGCAAGGGGCCCGGCGACACCTGGGGGTGA
- the recF gene encoding DNA replication/repair protein RecF produces the protein MHVAHLSLADFRSYARAEVPLDPGVTAFVGPNGQGKTNLVEAIGYVATLGSHRVATDAPLIRLGAERAVVRTSITAGTRSTLVELEITPGKANRARINRSDNVRPRDVLGLLRTVLFAPEDLALVKGDPSERRRFLDELLTARAPRLAGVRQDYERVLKQRNALLKTAAMARRAGGGKGADLSTLEIWDGHLARAGAELTAFRLQLVAALQPLVRQAYEQLAPGGGETVLEYRSSFEGELPASREQAEEQLLGAMLAARKQEIERGMTLVGPHRDELVLRLGPLPAKGYASHGESWSFALALRLASYELLRADGGEPVLILDDVFAELDARRRDRLAELVAGGEQVLVTAAVADDVPKALAGARYAVADGEVARLDP, from the coding sequence ATGCACGTAGCGCACCTGTCGCTCGCCGACTTCCGCTCCTACGCCCGCGCCGAGGTTCCCCTCGACCCGGGCGTGACGGCGTTCGTGGGGCCCAACGGCCAGGGCAAGACCAACCTGGTGGAGGCCATCGGCTACGTCGCCACCCTGGGCAGCCACCGGGTGGCCACCGACGCCCCGTTGATCCGGCTCGGCGCCGAGCGGGCCGTGGTCCGCACCTCGATCACGGCCGGCACCCGCAGCACCCTGGTCGAGCTGGAGATCACCCCGGGCAAGGCCAACCGGGCCCGGATCAACCGCTCGGACAACGTCCGTCCGCGCGACGTGCTCGGGCTGCTGCGTACCGTGCTGTTCGCCCCCGAGGACCTCGCCCTGGTCAAGGGCGACCCGAGCGAGCGGCGGCGCTTCCTGGACGAGCTGCTCACCGCCCGGGCCCCCCGGCTGGCCGGTGTGCGCCAGGACTACGAGCGGGTGCTGAAGCAGCGCAACGCTTTGCTGAAGACCGCCGCGATGGCCCGCCGGGCCGGCGGCGGCAAGGGCGCGGACCTCTCCACCCTGGAGATCTGGGACGGGCATCTGGCGCGCGCCGGGGCCGAGTTGACGGCCTTCCGGCTGCAGCTGGTGGCCGCCCTGCAGCCGCTGGTGCGGCAGGCGTACGAGCAGCTGGCCCCCGGTGGCGGGGAGACCGTGCTGGAGTACCGGAGCTCCTTCGAGGGCGAGCTGCCGGCCAGCCGGGAGCAGGCCGAGGAGCAGTTGCTGGGGGCGATGCTGGCGGCCCGCAAGCAGGAGATCGAGCGCGGCATGACCCTGGTGGGCCCGCACCGCGACGAGCTGGTGCTGCGGCTGGGCCCGCTGCCCGCCAAGGGCTACGCCAGCCACGGGGAGTCCTGGTCGTTCGCGCTGGCGCTGCGGCTGGCCTCCTACGAACTGCTGCGGGCGGACGGGGGCGAGCCGGTGCTGATCCTGGACGACGTGTTCGCGGAGCTGGACGCCCGGCGCCGGGACCGGCTGGCGGAGCTGGTCGCGGGCGGCGAGCAGGTGCTGGTGACGGCAGCGGTGGCGGACGACGTGCCGAAGGCGCTGGCCGGCGCCCGGTACGCGGTGGCCGACGGCGAGGTCGCCCGGCTGGACCCTTGA